The following proteins come from a genomic window of Achromobacter sp. AONIH1:
- a CDS encoding D-alanine--D-alanine ligase gives MSAQFGKVGVLYGGRSAERDVSLMSGAGVQQALSSAGVDAHLFDTGERSLADLAAQGFDRVFIALHGRYGEDGSIQGALELLGIPYTGSGPLASALAMDKTMTKRVWLQHGLPTPAFEVLDADTELRLVPDRLSLPLIIKPPHEGSTVGITKVAGYSDMKGAYEAAAKFDAEVLAEQFITGRELTVALLGAGKTARALPVIEIAAPGGNYDYEHKYFSDDTQYFCPADLPADVAAQVADIAVRAYRALGCEGWGRADFMLDRANQPWLLEMNTSPGMTSHSLVPMAAKAVGMSYADLCVSILAGAACKMRSPARNA, from the coding sequence ATGAGCGCGCAATTCGGCAAGGTGGGTGTGCTGTATGGCGGCCGTTCCGCCGAGCGGGACGTGTCGCTGATGTCGGGCGCGGGCGTGCAGCAGGCGCTGAGCTCGGCCGGCGTTGACGCGCACCTGTTCGACACCGGAGAGCGCAGCCTGGCCGACCTGGCCGCGCAGGGCTTTGACCGCGTGTTCATCGCGCTGCACGGTCGCTATGGCGAGGACGGCTCGATCCAGGGCGCCCTGGAACTGCTGGGCATTCCCTATACGGGCAGCGGCCCGCTGGCTTCGGCGCTGGCCATGGACAAGACCATGACCAAGCGCGTATGGCTGCAGCACGGCCTGCCCACGCCGGCCTTCGAGGTGCTGGACGCCGACACCGAGCTGCGTCTGGTGCCCGACCGCCTGAGCCTGCCGCTGATCATCAAGCCGCCGCATGAAGGCTCGACCGTGGGCATCACCAAGGTCGCCGGCTATTCCGACATGAAGGGCGCCTACGAGGCGGCGGCGAAGTTCGACGCCGAGGTGCTGGCTGAACAGTTCATCACCGGCCGCGAGTTGACGGTGGCCCTGCTGGGCGCAGGCAAGACCGCGCGCGCGCTGCCAGTGATCGAGATCGCCGCGCCCGGCGGCAACTACGACTACGAACACAAGTATTTCTCCGACGACACGCAGTACTTCTGCCCGGCCGACCTGCCGGCGGACGTGGCGGCGCAGGTCGCGGACATCGCCGTGCGCGCCTATCGCGCGCTGGGCTGCGAGGGCTGGGGGCGGGCCGATTTCATGCTGGACCGCGCCAATCAGCCCTGGTTGCTGGAAATGAACACTTCGCCCGGCATGACGAGCCATTCGCTCGTGCCGATGGCGGCCAAGGCCGTGGGGATGAGCTATGCCGATCTCTGCGTGTCGATTCTCGCTGGCGCTGCGTGCAAGATGCGCAGCCCCGCCCGTAACGCCTGA
- the ftsZ gene encoding cell division protein FtsZ → MMNFEMLENNTKGTVIKVVGVGGAGGNAVSHMIRNGVNGVDFICANTDAQALAATNAPVQIRLGRTGLGAGAKPEQGRASAETAREEIRAALNGAHMVFITAGMGGGTGTGAGPVVAEVAKELGILTVGVVTKPFSFEGNKRMKMAEDGISELAKHVHSLIVVLNENLYELMDEDATQEDCFRSADDILHNACAGIAEIINVEGNVNVDFEDVKTIMGEQGQAMMGTASASGADRARVAAEQAIACPLLEGVDLNGARGVLVNITASRTLKMRETREIMETIRSYASEDATVIFGTAYDESMGENLRVTVVATGLGRAQARPQLVQTTAEALRTGTDNLPLGGMPAAGQGDYRNLDMPSVMRNPRSQASAQVRALESSGMDHFDIPAFLRKQAD, encoded by the coding sequence ATGATGAACTTTGAGATGCTTGAGAACAACACCAAAGGGACCGTAATCAAGGTCGTTGGTGTGGGCGGTGCGGGCGGCAATGCCGTGTCGCACATGATTCGCAACGGCGTGAACGGCGTGGATTTCATCTGCGCCAACACCGATGCGCAAGCGCTGGCGGCGACCAACGCCCCGGTGCAGATTCGCCTGGGCCGCACCGGCCTGGGCGCCGGCGCCAAGCCGGAGCAGGGCCGCGCTTCGGCCGAAACCGCGCGCGAGGAGATCCGTGCCGCCCTGAACGGCGCGCACATGGTCTTCATCACCGCCGGCATGGGCGGCGGCACCGGCACGGGCGCGGGCCCGGTCGTGGCCGAAGTGGCGAAGGAGCTGGGCATCCTGACCGTTGGGGTGGTCACGAAGCCTTTCTCCTTCGAAGGCAACAAGCGCATGAAGATGGCCGAGGATGGCATCTCCGAGCTGGCCAAGCATGTGCATTCGCTTATCGTGGTGCTCAACGAGAACCTGTATGAGCTGATGGACGAGGACGCCACCCAGGAAGACTGCTTCCGCTCGGCCGACGACATCCTGCACAACGCTTGCGCGGGCATCGCCGAGATCATCAACGTCGAAGGCAACGTGAACGTCGACTTCGAAGACGTCAAGACGATCATGGGCGAGCAGGGCCAGGCCATGATGGGCACGGCTTCGGCATCGGGCGCTGACCGCGCCCGCGTCGCCGCCGAGCAGGCCATCGCCTGCCCGCTGCTGGAAGGCGTGGACCTGAACGGCGCTCGCGGCGTGCTGGTCAACATCACCGCCAGCCGCACGCTGAAGATGCGCGAAACGCGCGAAATCATGGAAACGATCCGGAGCTACGCTTCGGAAGACGCGACCGTGATCTTCGGCACGGCCTATGACGAGTCGATGGGCGAGAACCTGCGCGTGACCGTGGTTGCGACCGGCCTGGGCCGTGCGCAGGCTCGTCCGCAACTGGTGCAGACCACCGCCGAGGCGCTGCGCACCGGCACCGACAACCTGCCCCTGGGCGGGATGCCGGCCGCCGGCCAGGGCGATTACCGCAACCTGGACATGCCGTCTGTCATGCGCAACCCGCGCAGCCAGGCGTCGGCCCAGGTGCGTGCGCTGGAAAGCTCGGGCATGGATCACTTCGACATCCCGGCCTTCCTGCGCAAGCAAGCGGATTGA
- the ftsW gene encoding putative lipid II flippase FtsW, which translates to MSLFAELTASVNAVRPGRTRMRNFDLPLVIAASTLLLLGLLMVYSASIALADGPRYASYGRYYFVIRHGAFISAGLLAAAVTLTIPIRVWQRLAVPLFVLAMILLVAVLIPGIGREVNGAHRWIPLGPLNFQPSELMKLAALLYAADYTVRKQEHMQAFARGFLPMAFALAGVGMLLLLEPDLGAFMVIVAIAIGILFLGGINGKYFSSLLGVLVSTFLMLIWLSPWRRARLFAYLDPWNEDNAYGSAYQLSHSLIALGRGEWLGVGLGASVEKLHYLPEAHTDFLMAVVGEELGFAGVMLVISLFAIIVYRGFDIGRQAIAMERTFAGLVAHGVAMWFGVQAFINMGVCLGLLPTKGLTLPLMSYGGSGVVMNLCALAMLIRVDVENRVMMRGGRV; encoded by the coding sequence ATGAGCCTGTTCGCCGAACTCACCGCCAGCGTCAACGCCGTACGGCCCGGCCGTACGCGCATGCGCAACTTCGACCTGCCGTTGGTGATCGCGGCGTCGACCTTGCTGCTGCTTGGCCTGTTGATGGTGTATTCGGCGTCGATCGCGCTGGCCGACGGCCCGCGCTATGCGTCCTACGGCCGCTATTACTTCGTCATCCGCCACGGCGCGTTCATCAGCGCCGGCTTGCTGGCCGCCGCGGTGACGCTGACCATTCCCATCCGCGTCTGGCAGCGCCTGGCGGTGCCGCTGTTCGTGCTGGCCATGATCCTGTTGGTGGCGGTGCTGATCCCAGGCATCGGTCGCGAGGTCAACGGCGCCCATCGCTGGATTCCGCTGGGTCCGCTGAACTTCCAGCCATCCGAGCTGATGAAGCTGGCCGCGCTGCTCTACGCCGCCGATTACACCGTGCGCAAGCAGGAGCACATGCAGGCCTTCGCCCGAGGCTTCCTGCCCATGGCCTTCGCGCTGGCTGGCGTGGGCATGCTGCTGCTGCTCGAGCCCGACCTGGGCGCATTCATGGTGATCGTGGCCATCGCCATCGGCATCCTGTTCCTGGGTGGCATCAACGGCAAGTATTTCAGCAGCCTGCTGGGCGTGCTGGTCAGCACCTTCCTGATGCTGATCTGGCTGTCGCCTTGGCGCCGCGCGCGCCTGTTCGCCTATCTGGACCCCTGGAACGAAGATAACGCCTACGGCAGCGCCTATCAGCTGTCGCATTCGCTGATCGCGCTGGGTCGCGGCGAGTGGCTCGGCGTGGGCCTGGGCGCCAGCGTCGAGAAGCTGCACTACCTGCCCGAAGCCCACACCGACTTCCTGATGGCGGTGGTGGGCGAAGAACTCGGCTTCGCCGGCGTCATGCTGGTGATCTCGCTGTTCGCCATCATCGTCTATCGCGGCTTCGACATCGGCCGCCAGGCCATCGCCATGGAACGCACGTTCGCCGGCCTGGTCGCGCATGGCGTGGCCATGTGGTTCGGCGTGCAGGCCTTCATCAACATGGGCGTGTGCCTGGGCCTGCTGCCCACCAAGGGCCTGACGCTGCCGCTGATGAGCTATGGCGGCTCGGGCGTGGTCATGAACCTGTGCGCGCTCGCCATGCTGATACGCGTGGACGTGGAAAACCGCGTCATGATGCGCGGGGGACGGGTATGA
- the murD gene encoding UDP-N-acetylmuramoyl-L-alanine--D-glutamate ligase — MNTMESSRADAPLVLILGLGESGVAAARWCARQGARLRVADTRAEPGGLAALRDALAQSEVEFRLGCDTSFDVALLDGVSQVVISPGLAPGQPPAKALLDEAATRGIEVVGEIELFARALAELAESRDYRPRLLAVTGTNGKTTVTALTRELIDASGMSVLAAGNISPAALTALMGALDADALPQVWVLELSSFQLETTHSLQADAAVVLNVTQDHLDWHGGMQAYADAKARLLKMARVKIVNRDDPLTVAMVAKLDALDVRSFGRELPERVGDMGLEPGQGMAWLVAAEPNDFDEPAPPVRRKKDAPEPVRPNGRMSRLMPVDALRIRGTHNALNALAAMQLARCLDLGWGAMLRALRDYAGEPHRAAFVRTVGDVDYINDSKGTNVGATVAALEGMGQQVVLIAGGQGKGQDFSPLIPVVSRHARAVVLIGQDGPEIGRVLAETGVELVSATSMREAVRHAAGLAKPGDAVLLSPACASLDMFRNYPHRGQVFVEEVDELARDNGEVA, encoded by the coding sequence ATGAATACGATGGAATCCTCTCGCGCTGACGCGCCGCTCGTCCTGATCCTCGGATTGGGCGAGTCGGGTGTCGCCGCCGCACGCTGGTGCGCCCGTCAGGGCGCCCGCTTGCGCGTGGCCGACACGCGCGCCGAGCCGGGCGGACTCGCCGCCCTGCGCGACGCGCTGGCGCAAAGCGAGGTGGAGTTCCGGCTGGGTTGCGACACGTCCTTCGATGTGGCGCTGCTCGACGGCGTGTCGCAAGTCGTGATCAGCCCGGGCCTGGCCCCCGGCCAGCCGCCAGCCAAGGCGTTGCTGGACGAGGCCGCCACGCGCGGCATCGAGGTCGTGGGCGAAATCGAATTGTTCGCCCGTGCGCTGGCCGAGCTGGCCGAATCGCGCGATTACCGCCCGCGCCTGCTGGCCGTGACCGGCACCAATGGCAAGACCACCGTGACCGCGCTGACGCGCGAACTGATCGATGCCAGCGGCATGTCGGTGCTGGCCGCCGGCAATATCAGCCCTGCCGCGCTGACCGCGCTGATGGGCGCGCTCGATGCCGATGCGCTGCCGCAGGTTTGGGTGCTGGAGCTGTCCAGCTTCCAGCTCGAAACCACGCACAGCCTGCAGGCCGACGCCGCCGTGGTGCTTAACGTGACCCAGGATCACCTGGATTGGCATGGCGGCATGCAGGCCTACGCCGATGCCAAGGCGCGCCTCTTGAAGATGGCGCGCGTCAAGATCGTCAACCGCGATGATCCGCTGACCGTGGCCATGGTCGCCAAGCTGGACGCGCTGGACGTGCGCAGCTTCGGTCGTGAACTGCCGGAGCGGGTCGGCGATATGGGCCTGGAACCGGGCCAGGGCATGGCCTGGCTGGTGGCCGCCGAGCCCAACGATTTCGATGAGCCGGCGCCGCCCGTGCGCCGCAAGAAGGATGCGCCGGAACCCGTGCGCCCGAACGGCCGCATGAGCCGCCTGATGCCGGTGGACGCCCTGCGCATCCGCGGCACGCACAATGCACTGAACGCGCTGGCCGCCATGCAGCTGGCGCGCTGCCTGGACCTGGGCTGGGGCGCCATGCTGCGCGCCTTGCGCGACTATGCTGGCGAGCCGCATCGCGCGGCCTTCGTGCGCACCGTCGGCGATGTCGACTACATCAACGACAGCAAGGGCACCAACGTCGGCGCGACCGTGGCCGCGCTGGAAGGCATGGGCCAGCAGGTCGTGCTGATCGCGGGCGGACAAGGCAAGGGCCAGGACTTCTCACCCTTGATCCCGGTGGTGTCGCGCCATGCGCGCGCCGTGGTGTTGATCGGACAGGACGGCCCGGAGATCGGCCGCGTGCTGGCCGAGACCGGCGTCGAGCTTGTGTCCGCCACCTCGATGCGCGAAGCCGTGCGCCATGCCGCCGGACTGGCCAAGCCGGGCGACGCCGTGCTGCTGTCGCCGGCCTGCGCCAGCCTGGACATGTTTCGCAACTATCCGCATCGCGGCCAGGTCTTCGTGGAAGAGGTCGACGAACTCGCCCGTGACAACGGAGAGGTCGCATGA
- the murC gene encoding UDP-N-acetylmuramate--L-alanine ligase — translation MKHRIRHIHFVGIGGSGMSGIAEVLLNLGYAISGSDLNESAVTRRLAGLGVKIAIGHAASNVAGAGAIVTSTAVAGDNPEVIAARAARIPVVPRAIMLAELMRLKRGIAVAGTHGKTTTTSLVASVLAAGGLDPTFVIGGRLNSAGANARLGQGDYIVVEADESDASFLNLLPVMAIVTNIDADHMDTYGHDVARLKSAFIEFTQRLPFYGSAVLCVDDANVREIMPFVSRPITTYGLNPEALVRGYEVQADGTRMRFNVQRTYMDTLLPPLQVELNLPGLHNVRNALAAIAVATELGVTDEAICEALAAFKGVGRRFTQTGEFAVPAAHGGGTFTVIDDYGHHPVEMAATLAAARGAWPDRRIVLAFQPHRYTRTRDCFEDFVRVLGTADAVLLTEVYAAGEPPLVAADGRALSRALRVAGKVEPVFVEDVAELPQAVLDFVRDGDVVIVMGAGSISKVPAQVGELA, via the coding sequence ATGAAACACAGAATTCGACACATCCATTTTGTAGGCATCGGCGGTTCGGGCATGAGCGGCATCGCCGAGGTGCTGCTCAACCTGGGCTACGCCATCAGCGGTTCCGATCTCAATGAGTCGGCCGTCACGCGTCGCCTTGCGGGCCTGGGCGTGAAGATCGCGATTGGCCACGCGGCCAGCAACGTGGCCGGCGCCGGTGCCATCGTCACGTCCACCGCGGTGGCCGGCGACAACCCCGAAGTGATCGCGGCACGCGCCGCCCGCATTCCGGTGGTGCCGCGCGCCATCATGCTGGCCGAGCTGATGCGCCTGAAGCGCGGCATCGCCGTGGCCGGAACGCACGGCAAGACCACCACCACCAGCCTGGTGGCCAGCGTGCTGGCCGCCGGCGGGCTGGACCCGACCTTCGTGATCGGCGGCCGCCTGAATTCCGCCGGCGCCAATGCGCGCCTGGGGCAGGGCGACTACATCGTGGTCGAGGCCGATGAATCCGACGCGTCCTTCCTGAACCTGCTGCCGGTGATGGCCATCGTGACCAACATCGACGCGGATCACATGGACACCTACGGGCACGATGTGGCGCGCCTGAAGAGCGCCTTCATCGAGTTCACGCAACGCCTGCCGTTCTACGGCAGCGCCGTGCTGTGCGTGGATGACGCCAACGTGCGCGAGATCATGCCCTTCGTGTCGCGTCCCATCACCACCTACGGCCTGAACCCGGAAGCCCTGGTGCGCGGCTACGAGGTCCAGGCCGACGGCACGCGCATGCGCTTCAACGTGCAGCGCACGTATATGGACACGCTGCTGCCGCCGCTGCAGGTGGAACTGAACCTGCCTGGCCTGCACAACGTGCGCAACGCGCTGGCCGCGATCGCCGTGGCCACCGAATTGGGCGTGACCGATGAGGCCATCTGCGAAGCGCTGGCCGCCTTCAAGGGCGTGGGCCGTCGCTTCACCCAGACAGGCGAATTCGCCGTGCCGGCCGCGCATGGCGGCGGCACCTTCACCGTCATCGACGACTACGGTCACCATCCGGTGGAAATGGCCGCCACGCTGGCCGCCGCGCGCGGCGCCTGGCCCGACCGCCGCATTGTGCTGGCGTTCCAGCCGCACCGCTACACGCGCACCCGCGACTGCTTCGAGGATTTCGTGCGCGTGCTGGGAACGGCCGACGCCGTGCTGCTCACCGAGGTGTACGCCGCGGGCGAGCCGCCGCTGGTGGCCGCCGACGGCCGAGCCCTGTCGCGCGCGCTGCGGGTGGCGGGCAAGGTCGAACCGGTGTTCGTGGAAGACGTGGCGGAACTGCCGCAGGCGGTCCTGGATTTCGTGCGGGACGGCGACGTGGTGATCGTGATGGGCGCGGGGTCGATCAGCAAGGTCCCGGCCCAAGTGGGAGAACTGGCATGA
- the ftsA gene encoding cell division protein FtsA — translation MTRDIKDLIVALDIGTSKVVAVVAEILPEGRFEVLGLGQHESRGMRKGVVVNIETTVNSIQRALEEAELMADCKIRDVYTGIAGSHIRSFNSSGMVAVKDKEVTATDVARVIETAKAVNIPTDQQVLHVLTQEFIVDGQEDIREPIGMSGLRLEVRVHIVTGAVSAAQNIVKCVRRCGLEVQDLILQPLASSLAVLTADEKELGVVLVDIGGGTTDVAIFTGGAIRHTAVLPIAGDQITNDIAAMLRTPTPDAEEIKLRYGVAKQVLASPDESVEVPGLGDRGPRQVKRQALGAVIEPRVEELFTLVQQVVRDSGYEDLLASGVVLTGGSAQLPGMVELAEDVFLKPVRVAVPEYEGSLADVMRNPRFSTVMGLLQEARMQRVRGRKVAAQTGNFKSLLARMKEWFMN, via the coding sequence ATGACCCGTGACATCAAGGACCTTATCGTCGCCCTCGATATCGGCACCAGCAAGGTGGTGGCTGTGGTGGCTGAAATCCTGCCTGAAGGGCGGTTCGAAGTGCTGGGCCTAGGCCAGCATGAATCGCGCGGCATGCGCAAGGGCGTGGTCGTCAATATCGAGACCACCGTGAACTCCATCCAGCGCGCGCTTGAAGAAGCCGAGCTGATGGCCGATTGCAAGATCCGCGACGTCTATACCGGCATCGCCGGCAGCCATATCCGCAGCTTCAATTCCAGCGGCATGGTCGCCGTCAAGGACAAGGAAGTCACCGCCACCGACGTCGCCCGCGTCATCGAGACCGCCAAGGCGGTGAACATCCCGACCGACCAGCAGGTGCTGCATGTGCTGACGCAGGAGTTCATCGTCGATGGCCAGGAAGACATCCGCGAGCCCATCGGCATGAGCGGCCTGCGCCTGGAAGTGCGCGTGCACATCGTGACCGGCGCCGTCAGCGCCGCGCAGAACATCGTCAAGTGCGTGCGCCGTTGCGGCCTGGAAGTACAGGACCTGATCCTGCAGCCGCTGGCTTCCAGCCTGGCCGTGCTGACTGCCGACGAAAAGGAACTGGGCGTGGTGCTGGTCGACATCGGTGGCGGCACCACCGACGTGGCGATCTTCACTGGCGGTGCGATCCGCCACACCGCCGTGCTGCCGATCGCTGGCGACCAGATCACCAACGACATCGCGGCCATGCTGCGCACGCCCACGCCCGATGCCGAGGAAATCAAGCTGCGCTACGGCGTGGCCAAGCAGGTGCTGGCGAGCCCGGACGAGTCCGTGGAAGTGCCGGGCCTGGGCGATCGCGGTCCGCGCCAGGTCAAGCGTCAGGCGCTGGGCGCTGTGATCGAGCCGCGCGTCGAAGAGCTGTTCACGCTGGTGCAGCAGGTGGTGCGCGATTCCGGCTACGAAGACCTGCTGGCGTCCGGCGTGGTGCTGACCGGCGGTTCCGCGCAGCTGCCCGGCATGGTCGAACTGGCCGAGGATGTGTTCCTGAAGCCGGTGCGCGTGGCGGTGCCCGAATACGAAGGCAGCCTGGCCGACGTGATGCGCAATCCGCGCTTCTCGACTGTGATGGGGCTGCTGCAAGAGGCGCGCATGCAGCGCGTGCGCGGCCGCAAGGTTGCCGCGCAGACCGGCAACTTCAAGAGCCTGCTGGCGCGCATGAAGGAGTGGTTCATGAATTGA
- a CDS encoding cell division protein FtsQ/DivIB, with the protein MWNDARTTNLIANTLAVLAVGAMLLAGVAWVAQRPYFTLSAIELEPMPDSELHYVSPGAVRAAIAGRFKGNFFTVDLDDARSVFESVPWVRHATVRRIWPNVLRVRIEEQQPLALWNENQMINTWGEAFTANTGEVDDETVLPQFSGPEGTESLVVQRYAELARWFAPLDMHVKQLELSPRYAWRVVLSNGMLLDLGRDPGADAPDPHGLPGALPFAARIQRFVQAWPAVAGRLEGRTITQADLRYPNGFALALAPLPPSETKSKSIPKPPKKR; encoded by the coding sequence GTGTGGAACGACGCCCGAACTACCAACCTGATCGCCAACACGCTTGCCGTGCTGGCGGTCGGCGCCATGCTCCTGGCGGGCGTGGCGTGGGTGGCGCAGCGTCCGTACTTCACGCTGTCAGCCATCGAGCTGGAACCGATGCCGGACAGCGAGCTGCACTATGTCTCGCCGGGCGCGGTGCGCGCGGCGATCGCGGGTCGCTTCAAGGGCAACTTCTTCACCGTGGACCTGGACGACGCCCGCTCGGTCTTCGAGTCGGTGCCCTGGGTGCGGCATGCCACCGTGCGGCGCATCTGGCCGAACGTGCTGCGCGTGCGCATCGAGGAACAGCAGCCGCTGGCGCTGTGGAACGAGAACCAGATGATCAACACCTGGGGCGAGGCGTTCACGGCCAATACGGGCGAGGTGGACGACGAAACCGTGTTGCCGCAGTTCTCCGGACCCGAAGGCACCGAGTCGCTGGTGGTGCAGCGCTATGCCGAGCTGGCGCGCTGGTTCGCGCCGCTGGACATGCACGTCAAGCAACTCGAACTGAGTCCCCGCTACGCCTGGCGCGTCGTGCTGTCCAACGGCATGTTGCTGGACCTGGGCCGGGATCCGGGCGCCGACGCGCCGGATCCGCACGGCCTGCCGGGCGCGTTGCCGTTCGCGGCGCGCATTCAACGTTTTGTGCAGGCGTGGCCCGCCGTGGCCGGACGCCTGGAAGGGCGCACCATCACCCAGGCCGATCTGCGCTATCCCAATGGTTTCGCACTGGCGCTGGCCCCGTTGCCGCCGTCGGAAACCAAGTCCAAATCCATACCGAAACCTCCCAAGAAACGCTAA
- the murG gene encoding undecaprenyldiphospho-muramoylpentapeptide beta-N-acetylglucosaminyltransferase, producing MTNARTILIMAGGTGGHIMPGLAVADVLRQRGWRVLWLGNPDKMEGRLVPPRGIELVPLRFAGVRGKGAAALLKLPFLLLRAFAQAWGRLSAVKPDVVLGMGGYVAFPGGVIAALRGTPLVVHEQNAVAGTANKWLARMSRRVLSGFPGVLPKGEALGNPVRADLCALPDPAQRYGARAGALRLLVVGGSLGAQALNTTVPQALARMPADRRPTVIHQAGEQHLPALQQAYAQAGVQADCRAFIEDMAGALGDADLLICRAGAMTVSEVAAAGVAALFVPFPHAIDDHQTANARFLSDAQAAWLQPQPALTPEWLADWLAGRTRQELQAVAERARAHARPEAAAHIADVCEQAAGRSS from the coding sequence ATGACGAACGCCCGGACCATCCTCATCATGGCCGGTGGCACCGGCGGCCACATCATGCCCGGCCTGGCCGTGGCTGATGTGCTGCGCCAACGCGGCTGGCGCGTGCTGTGGCTGGGCAATCCCGACAAGATGGAAGGCCGGCTGGTGCCGCCTCGCGGCATCGAGCTGGTGCCGCTGCGTTTTGCCGGCGTGCGCGGCAAGGGCGCGGCGGCCTTGCTCAAGCTGCCGTTCCTGCTGCTGCGCGCCTTCGCCCAGGCCTGGGGACGGCTGTCCGCCGTCAAGCCGGACGTGGTGCTGGGCATGGGCGGCTACGTGGCCTTTCCCGGCGGCGTGATCGCCGCGCTGCGGGGCACGCCGCTGGTCGTGCACGAGCAGAACGCCGTGGCCGGCACGGCCAACAAATGGCTGGCCCGGATGTCGCGCCGCGTGCTCAGCGGTTTCCCTGGCGTGTTGCCCAAGGGCGAAGCGCTGGGCAATCCGGTGCGCGCCGACCTGTGCGCGCTGCCCGATCCGGCGCAACGCTATGGCGCGCGCGCCGGCGCATTGCGCCTGCTGGTCGTGGGCGGCAGCCTGGGCGCGCAGGCGCTGAACACCACCGTGCCGCAGGCGCTGGCCCGCATGCCGGCGGATCGCCGTCCGACGGTCATCCATCAGGCCGGCGAACAGCATCTGCCCGCGTTGCAGCAGGCCTACGCCCAGGCGGGCGTGCAGGCCGACTGCCGCGCGTTCATCGAGGACATGGCCGGCGCGCTGGGCGATGCCGACCTGCTCATCTGCCGCGCGGGCGCCATGACGGTGTCCGAGGTGGCGGCGGCGGGCGTGGCTGCGCTGTTCGTGCCGTTCCCGCATGCCATCGATGATCATCAAACCGCCAACGCGCGCTTCCTGAGCGACGCGCAGGCCGCCTGGCTGCAGCCGCAGCCCGCCTTGACGCCCGAGTGGCTGGCGGACTGGCTGGCCGGGCGCACCCGACAAGAACTGCAAGCCGTCGCCGAACGGGCCCGCGCGCATGCGCGCCCCGAAGCCGCGGCTCATATCGCCGACGTCTGTGAACAAGCAGCGGGGCGTTCATCATGA
- the mraY gene encoding phospho-N-acetylmuramoyl-pentapeptide-transferase — MLLELARLLSDDVRALGVFEYITLRAVLACATALLIGLVAGPRVIRKLTEMKIGQAVRSYGPESHLVKTGTPTMGGVLILISIAISTLLWADWTNRFVWVVLLVTFGFGWIGWMDDYRKVVYRDPEGMPARQKFFWQATIGLVAAVYLAFAVSAPANADLWPLFKAWVGSGFTMSLPTRADLIVPFFKTVSYPLGVLGFVALTWAVIVGTSNAVNLTDGLDGLAIMPTVMVGSALGIFAYVVGRVDYSKYLLFPYIPGASELMVLCAAIGGAGLAFLWFNAYPAQVFMGDVGALALGGALGTIAVIVRQEIVLFIMGGVFVVETLSVMIQVTWFKYTKRRYGTGRRIFRMAPLHHHFEVGGWKETQVVVRFWIISMMLVLIGLSTLKLR; from the coding sequence ATGCTGCTTGAGCTGGCCCGTCTGCTTTCCGATGATGTGCGCGCCCTGGGCGTGTTCGAATACATCACGCTGCGCGCCGTGCTGGCGTGCGCCACCGCCCTGCTGATCGGGTTGGTCGCCGGTCCGCGCGTGATCCGCAAGCTGACCGAGATGAAGATCGGCCAGGCCGTCCGTTCGTACGGTCCCGAGTCCCACCTGGTCAAGACCGGCACCCCCACCATGGGTGGCGTGCTGATCCTGATTTCCATCGCCATCAGCACTCTGCTGTGGGCGGACTGGACCAACCGCTTCGTCTGGGTGGTGCTGCTGGTGACGTTCGGCTTCGGCTGGATCGGCTGGATGGATGATTACCGCAAGGTAGTCTACCGCGATCCCGAAGGCATGCCCGCGCGGCAGAAGTTCTTCTGGCAGGCCACCATCGGATTGGTGGCCGCCGTGTACCTGGCTTTCGCGGTGTCCGCGCCGGCCAACGCCGATCTGTGGCCCTTGTTCAAGGCCTGGGTGGGCAGCGGCTTCACCATGTCCCTGCCAACCCGCGCCGACCTGATCGTGCCGTTCTTCAAGACGGTCAGCTACCCGCTGGGCGTGCTGGGCTTCGTGGCGCTGACCTGGGCCGTGATCGTGGGCACCAGCAACGCCGTCAACCTGACCGACGGCCTGGACGGCCTGGCGATCATGCCCACCGTGATGGTGGGCAGCGCGCTGGGCATCTTCGCCTACGTGGTCGGCCGCGTCGACTATTCGAAGTACCTGCTGTTTCCGTATATCCCCGGCGCTTCCGAACTGATGGTGCTGTGCGCGGCGATCGGGGGCGCGGGACTCGCATTTTTGTGGTTCAACGCGTATCCGGCGCAGGTGTTCATGGGCGACGTGGGCGCGCTGGCGCTGGGCGGCGCGCTGGGCACCATCGCGGTCATCGTGCGCCAGGAGATCGTGCTGTTCATCATGGGCGGCGTCTTCGTCGTCGAAACGCTGTCGGTGATGATCCAGGTGACCTGGTTCAAGTACACCAAGCGACGTTATGGAACAGGTAGACGCATATTCCGCATGGCTCCGCTGCATCATCACTTCGAAGTGGGCGGCTGGAAGGAAACCCAGGTGGTGGTGCGCTTCTGGATCATCAGCATGATGCTGGTGCTGATTGGCCTTTCGACATTGAAGTTGCGATGA